The stretch of DNA aatataagggagcaggctgtcagttcccagctatggggagcagagggaactcagtaactgatccacagacacagctgGTTATATCTGCGAATGGAAACTCTGAATAGAAATAActggctcatttgtaaatgtcaccacaatgtgatctgtgtgactctgccctgactctgtggacagatataggccgcattgacagatgttctcaccagattgttgtgcctggatttattttctgctcagaagtgaggTGTGCGTTTTTGAACCGGCAGCAGAGAAGTTgtgttacctgagaatgaaacagccgatgtcagtttgatgttatcaccgtgaacagtcttcctgcctgtgagggtgaactcactctgacagcatcaagaacaaccacacagattgctgccgctctcagcattacattcacctccattcccattttaaacaatgaagaaaggagattatttggatttttaacacattcactgaattgggagatggactgagggtcatcactgggagaaatgaggaggaattagagaacaaatgagttttcccaaagagggttattagaaaagaggagatttaaagtgagtcagggcctgtcagaggaagtgggagagagaagcagggaggattgaatctccatcaattagatgttttctcagacagtgaagagagatgaagtgtgtttgtgctttttcagaaagaggtaatgagagagagaaaacaatgaataagtttaagcagatctgaaataggaaggttaaatgagtgagtgtttgaaagaaagatagagagacattaaGTGACAAAGACAGTTTCTGAGAGGAGAGCGGttaagtgaatgtgagagaggagcgaggttagagtgtaagagaggtggaaggtaaggtgtgagtgaatgcctggagagagagagagagagacgttcaGTGAGTGTTAGAGAGATGAGAGATGTTGAGTGATTGagtttctgagagagaggagatgttgagtgagtgaatgtctgaaagagaggagagcaggttcacacccaggggtcactgagaatgatcaaaataaggagatcacccaGAAAACTGCCAACAGGAAACTTCAGCTAAACACATCACTCATTCTTAAATGATCAGTCAGGGCTCTGGtgctgctcagcttctctctgttctgtttataatagttaaaggctgataggagtgaggtttatttaaaaggatagtgtatgggaagcacacaacaaaactgagaattcttggacacacactgcagctccttctctatctgggaatcaaattgttgtctcaTTGTCCCAGCAGTTAACAGGCTCCTTTGAACGTCTCCAGCTCCTCCTttaatgcagacttcaaccaatttattttaagccagtttctggtcaataaaccaggactgacacacacacattaaaatgttttagactttttttcatttttagcttggaaacctaaacctgccgtttcactctcagtcaggaatagatcccagttttacaccaatctttgacagcacgtttccagcattcaccgttgttcttcctgactctaaacacagttgtaaaggagcttctgttccgtgtctaggagctctgaaccatggaaaaGAACGACTGGGACACATTTCCTACACACTTCAGGATTCACCCACACggggactttgctgtcagtgaaaagtgacgaaaaagaccaaagtgctgtttgtccctctcagcgagaccctgaaggactgggtcaagaatgaagttctgttcctactgtatgatcctccctcagattgccctttctgagctccagcctggtgacgttaaacactcaaatggaaaagacaaaaatctacaacaatgattcaatcaaatgtctatttcacatttattcagaatatcaaacctcaacagaagaaaaaagtcagagtgaacatgattcagacctggatatgattaacaacatcaataagtgtagaatccaaactttgcagtcgtttgtgaactcgctggtgtgttagcaggtgggatgactgaataaatccctttccacagacattacaggtgaacggcctctccccagtgtgaactcgctggtgtttcagaagataagataaatgagaaaatcccttcccacagacagagcaggtaaaatggcctctccccactgtgaactctctgatgtgtcagcaggttggatgactgactgaatcccttcccacacgtggagcaggtgaacggcctctccccagtgtgaactcgctggtgattcaataggttggatgaacgagtgaatcccttcccacacacacagcaggtgaatggcctctccccagtgtgagcatattggtgcgtcagcagatcttttttacttttaaagctcttctcacagtgggaacaattaaaaagtttgttgtcagagtgaacaagttgatgtgtctgcaagtgggatgactgaatgaattctttcccacacacagagaaggtgaacggtctctccccagtgtgaattcgttggtgtgtcagcagatcctttttgcatttaaaactcttctcacagtcagaacatgtaaacagtttctcatcagtgtgaacaagttggtgtgtcacaatgtgggatgagcgagtgaatcccttcccacacacagggcaggtgaacggcctctccccagtgtgaacccgttggtgagtcagaagattgtatgaatgggtgaatcccttcccacagacggagcaggtgaacggtctctccccagtgtgactgcgccgatgaacctccagttgtgatgggaaaccgaatcccttcccacaatccacacattcccacggtttctccatggtgctggtgtccttgtgcttctccaggttggatgatcagttaaagcctggtccacacacacaacatgcatATCATTTCACCCTGCTGCGAAaagtgtgatgttttttcaggctgtgtaactggttaaagatctttccacagtcagttcactgg from Mustelus asterias unplaced genomic scaffold, sMusAst1.hap1.1 HAP1_SCAFFOLD_77, whole genome shotgun sequence encodes:
- the LOC144483765 gene encoding uncharacterized protein LOC144483765, whose product is MEKPWECVDCGKGFGFPSQLEVHRRSHTGERPFTCSVCGKGFTHSYNLLTHQRVHTGERPFTCPVCGKGFTRSSHIVTHQLVHTDEKLFTCSDCEKSFKCKKDLLTHQRIHTGERPFTFSVCGKEFIQSSHLQTHQLVHSDNKLFNCSHCEKSFKSKKDLLTHQYAHTGERPFTCCVCGKGFTRSSNLLNHQRVHTGERPFTCSTCGKGFSQSSNLLTHQRVHSGERPFYLLCLWEGIFSFILSSETPASSHWGEAVHL